In bacterium, a single window of DNA contains:
- a CDS encoding pyruvate ferredoxin oxidoreductase (catalyzes the formation of acetyl-CoA from pyruvate and coenzyme A): KIMVAHNIPYVAQTTPFHWKDLQMKVEKALAVDGPAFLNVLMPCTVGWGFDPAMGMELCKMAVESNFWPLFEVENGAYQMTKKPKEDRTPIVEWLKQQVRFKHLFKPGNEGLLEELQRWVDDEFAKLQRLCG, from the coding sequence CAAGATCATGGTCGCTCACAACATCCCCTACGTGGCCCAGACCACGCCCTTCCACTGGAAGGACCTGCAGATGAAGGTCGAGAAGGCGCTAGCTGTCGACGGCCCCGCCTTCCTGAACGTCCTGATGCCCTGCACCGTGGGCTGGGGCTTCGACCCCGCCATGGGCATGGAACTCTGCAAGATGGCCGTGGAAAGCAACTTCTGGCCGCTGTTCGAGGTGGAGAACGGCGCGTACCAGATGACCAAGAAGCCCAAGGAAGACCGCACGCCCATCGTGGAGTGGCTGAAGCAGCAGGTGCGTTTCAAGCACCTGTTCAAGCCCGGCAACGAGGGCCTGCTCGAGGAGCTCCAGCGCTGGGTGGACGACGAGTTCGCCAAGCTGCAGAGGCTCTGCGGGTAG
- a CDS encoding A24 family peptidase has translation MNALDLLAETTDLPARALLAGIALLGLCLGSFLNVVIWRLPRGESLVRPGSRCPACGVPLRRRDNLPLLGWLLLRGHCRGCAAPISPRYPVVELLGGASATAAVLLTPTPAAAAVTAAVLLALVAVFFIDLDHKLILDVFTLPGIALGLVFCRLLGTTRADALLGAVGGFAALWLLRRGYQRLRGAEGLGFGDVKLAAMLGAWLGWQGVMMTFLAGSFLGTVIGMYLVIARRADARTALPYGVFLAPSAMAVTLWGHSAWRWYLSL, from the coding sequence GTGAACGCCCTGGACCTGCTCGCCGAGACGACCGACCTGCCGGCGCGCGCGCTGCTCGCCGGCATCGCCCTGCTCGGCCTGTGCCTGGGCAGCTTCCTCAACGTGGTGATCTGGCGCCTGCCCCGGGGAGAGTCCCTGGTGCGGCCCGGTTCGCGCTGCCCCGCCTGCGGCGTCCCGCTCCGCCGGCGCGACAACCTGCCCCTGCTCGGCTGGCTGCTGCTGCGCGGCCACTGCCGCGGCTGCGCCGCCCCCATCAGTCCCCGCTACCCGGTGGTGGAGCTGCTCGGCGGCGCGTCCGCGACGGCCGCGGTCCTGCTGACGCCCACTCCCGCCGCGGCCGCCGTCACGGCCGCGGTCCTGCTGGCCCTGGTCGCCGTCTTCTTCATCGACCTGGACCACAAGCTCATCTTGGACGTCTTCACCCTGCCGGGGATCGCCCTCGGCCTGGTCTTCTGCCGCCTGCTGGGCACGACCCGCGCCGATGCACTCCTGGGCGCGGTGGGCGGCTTCGCCGCGCTCTGGCTCCTGCGCCGGGGCTACCAGCGGCTGCGCGGCGCGGAGGGGCTGGGCTTCGGCGACGTGAAGCTGGCGGCCATGCTCGGGGCCTGGCTGGGCTGGCAGGGCGTCATGATGACGTTCCTGGCAGGTTCTTTCCTGGGAACGGTCATCGGCATGTACCTGGTGATCGCCCGCCGCGCCGACGCCCGCACCGCCCTGCCCTACGGCGTGTTCCTGGCCCCCTCCGCCATGGCGGTCACCCTCTGGGGCCATTCGGCCTGGCGCTGGTACCTTTCCCTCTGA
- a CDS encoding PilT/PilU family type 4a pilus ATPase, giving the protein MTTMTAPVAKVARQTLKIDAILHEAVSRNASDIIISAGSPVTYHVYGRLECHDPAHRLTPEESRNLAYALLNDDQRLKFERDLDGDMSIELFEVARFRANVYQQRGSVSAVLRHVPLEIPHHSEIGIPEALIRRLINIPNGLILVTGPTGSGKSTTLASFLEYMNTTEGCAKHIVTIEDPIEFRMKSKKCVIDQREVGVDVHDYSTGLRAALRQMAHVIFVGEMRDRATIEIALTAAETGNIVISTLATQSSAKTINRIIDVFPVHDQDEIRTRLALTLKCVISQVLLPHRNGQGRVAAREVMFVTNPVANQIREGKIHMINNVISSSSSDGMTLLDDSLLQLYRENVVDAATVMPRFQDPEKARQVVTG; this is encoded by the coding sequence ATGACGACGATGACGGCCCCGGTTGCCAAGGTCGCCCGGCAGACGCTCAAAATAGATGCTATCCTGCACGAGGCCGTGAGCCGCAACGCGTCGGATATCATCATCTCAGCGGGATCGCCGGTGACTTACCACGTCTACGGCCGCCTCGAATGCCACGACCCGGCGCACCGGCTCACCCCCGAGGAGAGCCGGAACCTGGCCTACGCCCTGCTGAACGACGACCAGCGCCTGAAGTTCGAACGCGATCTCGACGGGGACATGTCGATCGAGCTCTTCGAGGTCGCGCGATTCCGGGCCAACGTCTACCAGCAGCGCGGCTCCGTCTCGGCGGTCCTGCGCCACGTCCCCCTGGAGATACCGCACCACTCCGAGATCGGCATCCCCGAAGCGCTGATCAGGCGGCTGATCAACATCCCCAACGGGCTGATCCTGGTGACCGGACCGACGGGATCGGGCAAGTCCACCACGCTGGCCAGCTTCCTGGAATACATGAACACGACCGAGGGCTGCGCCAAACACATCGTGACCATCGAGGATCCCATCGAGTTCCGCATGAAGAGCAAGAAATGCGTCATCGACCAGCGGGAGGTCGGCGTCGACGTGCACGACTACAGCACCGGCCTGCGGGCGGCCCTGCGCCAGATGGCCCACGTCATCTTCGTGGGCGAGATGCGCGACCGGGCCACCATCGAGATCGCCCTGACGGCGGCCGAGACGGGCAACATCGTGATCAGCACCCTGGCCACCCAGTCGTCCGCCAAGACCATCAACCGCATCATCGACGTCTTTCCGGTGCACGACCAGGATGAGATCCGCACCCGGCTCGCCCTCACCCTGAAATGCGTGATCTCGCAGGTCCTGCTGCCGCACCGCAACGGGCAGGGACGCGTCGCGGCGCGCGAGGTGATGTTCGTGACCAATCCCGTGGCCAACCAGATCCGCGAGGGCAAGATCCACATGATCAACAACGTCATCTCCAGCAGCAGCAGCGACGGCATGACGCTGCTGGACGACTCGCTGCTGCAGCTCTACCGCGAGAACGTGGTCGACGCTGCCACCGTGATGCCGCGCTTCCAGGATCCCGAGAAGGCGCGGCAGGTGGTGACGGGATAG